The Streptomyces sp. NBC_01353 genome contains a region encoding:
- a CDS encoding class I adenylate-forming enzyme family protein, with protein sequence MLDALAHTLRSHPDRPAVLGTTRTGAVRTKATCGELADLADSYAAALHARGIARGGTVGVAVRPGPRALAVMLAVHRLGLRAAVLDPSAGPDVLCARLALARPDVVLADATAQAVAGWARPLARRARLALPDLAELGPVATVGRRLPGSAPALDSGAGTAVLPRPVDGDGDAVIVFTSGTTSRPRAVVHTRSSLAAGMATVTDLVAPEPGRPVLGGTFFVLVPSLASGAPVALPARSPRVLARQLRRLAPQATYLTPPQLRAALAEEARFTGRVWTGSAPASAELLTRVKAAGADEAWGVYALTELFPAAAVEQADKAAFGGEGDLVGAPLPGVEAKTRSTGELSLSGPAARDRYLGEQPTPWVDTGDRARLDDEGRIVLEGRCKDMVLRRAENIYPGLYEPALHVPGVELAVLVGFPAGDGDERLVAVVQPRRAADHSRVRAALAGPLERMGAARPDALLLADIPLSGRSSKPDRAATARLAAARTTGAAR encoded by the coding sequence ATGCTGGACGCTCTCGCCCACACCCTGCGGTCGCACCCCGACCGGCCCGCCGTTCTCGGCACCACGCGCACCGGCGCCGTCCGTACGAAGGCCACCTGCGGGGAGCTCGCCGATCTCGCCGACTCGTACGCCGCCGCCCTGCACGCGCGCGGAATCGCGCGCGGCGGCACGGTCGGTGTCGCGGTACGGCCCGGGCCGCGCGCGCTGGCCGTGATGCTCGCCGTGCACCGGCTGGGACTGCGCGCCGCGGTCCTCGACCCCTCGGCCGGCCCGGACGTCCTGTGCGCCCGGCTCGCACTGGCCCGCCCGGACGTGGTCCTGGCCGACGCGACGGCGCAGGCGGTCGCGGGATGGGCGAGGCCGCTGGCCCGCCGGGCCCGTCTCGCGCTGCCGGACCTCGCCGAGCTCGGACCGGTGGCCACGGTCGGCCGCCGGCTGCCGGGCAGCGCCCCCGCGCTGGACAGCGGCGCCGGTACGGCGGTCCTGCCGCGCCCGGTGGACGGGGACGGCGACGCGGTCATCGTCTTCACCTCGGGCACCACCTCGCGGCCCCGCGCGGTGGTCCACACCCGTTCCTCGCTGGCCGCCGGGATGGCCACGGTGACCGACCTCGTGGCGCCCGAACCGGGTCGCCCGGTCCTCGGCGGTACGTTCTTCGTCCTCGTACCGTCCCTGGCGAGCGGTGCGCCGGTCGCGCTGCCCGCCCGATCGCCGCGCGTCCTCGCGCGGCAGCTGCGCCGACTGGCGCCGCAGGCCACCTATCTGACGCCTCCTCAACTACGGGCGGCACTGGCCGAGGAGGCGCGGTTCACCGGTCGGGTGTGGACCGGCTCCGCGCCGGCGAGCGCCGAGCTGCTCACGCGGGTGAAGGCGGCGGGGGCGGACGAGGCATGGGGTGTGTACGCGCTCACGGAGCTGTTCCCGGCGGCGGCCGTCGAGCAGGCGGACAAGGCCGCGTTCGGCGGCGAGGGCGATCTGGTGGGCGCGCCGCTGCCGGGGGTCGAGGCCAAGACCCGGTCGACCGGGGAGCTGTCGCTGTCCGGTCCGGCGGCCCGGGACCGCTACCTCGGCGAGCAGCCGACGCCCTGGGTCGACACCGGCGACCGGGCTCGCCTCGACGACGAAGGCCGTATCGTCCTGGAGGGCCGCTGCAAGGACATGGTCCTGCGGCGGGCGGAGAACATCTACCCGGGTCTCTACGAACCCGCGCTGCACGTGCCCGGTGTCGAACTGGCCGTGCTGGTCGGTTTTCCGGCCGGGGACGGGGACGAGCGGCTCGTCGCCGTCGTCCAGCCGCGCCGGGCGGCGGACCACAGCCGGGTGCGCGCAGCGCTGGCCGGGCCGCTGGAGCGGATGGGCGCAGCGCGTCCGGACGCGCTGCTGCTCGCCGACATCCCGCTGTCCGGCCGCTCGTCGAAGCCCGACCGGGCGGCGACGGCGAGGCTGGCCGCCGCCCGCACCACGGGTGCTGCCCGATGA
- a CDS encoding glycosyltransferase family A protein, whose amino-acid sequence MSALWVVVPAHQEAARIGDTLAALAEQTDRDFQLVVVDNASEDDTAAIARAFAERAPFPVHVLDERDKGVGCAVDTGFRFAIGRGATLLARTDADCLPHPGWTAAARGALRSGAGLVCGRIDARRDEHGPLGRALFRTLVRVAAFFGRVRPAHRRGNGYLAPYRMHAGNNMAITARLYEAVGGMPRRPSPTDRLFLNRVRRRTTAIVHARDMVVENSTRRLRAYGIVGTARWYLDKGPGRHGEDPR is encoded by the coding sequence GTGAGCGCGCTGTGGGTGGTGGTGCCCGCGCATCAGGAGGCCGCGCGCATCGGCGACACGCTGGCGGCGCTCGCCGAGCAGACGGACCGGGACTTCCAACTCGTCGTGGTGGACAACGCCTCCGAGGACGACACGGCCGCGATCGCCCGCGCCTTCGCGGAGCGGGCGCCGTTCCCCGTCCATGTGCTCGACGAGCGGGACAAGGGCGTGGGCTGCGCCGTCGACACCGGGTTCCGGTTCGCGATCGGGCGCGGGGCCACACTGCTCGCGCGCACGGACGCCGACTGTCTGCCGCACCCCGGCTGGACGGCGGCGGCCCGGGGCGCGCTGCGGAGCGGCGCCGGACTGGTGTGCGGGCGCATCGACGCCCGCCGGGACGAGCACGGGCCGCTGGGCCGCGCCCTGTTCCGTACGCTCGTGCGCGTCGCCGCGTTCTTCGGCCGGGTGCGCCCCGCGCACCGGCGCGGGAACGGTTATCTGGCGCCGTACCGGATGCACGCGGGCAACAACATGGCCATCACCGCGCGACTGTACGAGGCCGTCGGCGGGATGCCCCGCCGCCCCTCCCCCACCGACCGGCTCTTCCTGAACCGGGTGCGGCGGCGCACGACCGCCATCGTCCACGCCCGCGACATGGTGGTGGAGAACTCGACCCGGCGCCTGCGCGCCTACGGAATCGTCGGAACCGCCCGCTGGTACCTCGACAAGGGCCCGGGCCGTCACGGGGAGGACCCGCGCTGA
- a CDS encoding FAD-dependent oxidoreductase: MPADAHIGTSYWMHGTPSPDHPALADDLTADVVVIGGGIAGLCTAHELVRAGREVVLLEAERVAGGVSGHTTGKLTALHGLTYARLRDAHGILAATRYARAQQEALDHVVGLCAELGIDAELERAPAFTYVTDEKRAGEIRAEAAATLEAGLDAAYVTETDLPFPVAAAVRLDGQLLFHPRRFLLGLAEDLVARGGLVHEHTRVTELRELAECRLVTEGGATVHAKDVVVATNFPLIVHSSLITRLTVRRELVVAAPVPTATAPEGMYLTPEDRTRSVRTAPFDDGHRLLIVTGEAFEPGTDHAGDRLERLTGWARRTFPGFGESGTTFRWAAQDVRSADHVPYVGHEHPDTQHVFVATGFGGWGMSNGVMAGRLLAAHVTGAPRPDWTELFDPRRHLPLREFPDVVRAQASVARHYLIARAPRCTHMGCELGFNELEDTWECPCHGSRFAAADGRVLQGPATRPLEEAGPALEGAGGISGAADPHT; encoded by the coding sequence ATGCCCGCGGACGCGCACATCGGTACCTCGTACTGGATGCACGGCACGCCCTCTCCCGACCACCCCGCCCTCGCCGACGACCTGACGGCCGACGTCGTCGTCATCGGGGGCGGGATCGCTGGTCTGTGCACGGCACACGAGCTGGTCCGCGCAGGACGTGAGGTCGTGCTGCTGGAGGCCGAGCGGGTCGCCGGCGGGGTCTCCGGCCACACCACGGGCAAGCTCACCGCCCTGCACGGTCTCACCTACGCGCGGCTGCGCGACGCCCATGGAATCCTCGCCGCCACCCGGTACGCCCGTGCGCAGCAGGAGGCGCTCGACCATGTGGTGGGCCTGTGCGCGGAACTCGGCATCGATGCCGAGCTGGAGCGAGCGCCGGCCTTCACCTATGTCACGGACGAGAAGCGGGCCGGGGAGATCCGCGCGGAGGCGGCCGCGACCTTGGAGGCCGGGCTCGACGCCGCGTATGTGACGGAGACCGATCTGCCCTTCCCGGTGGCGGCGGCGGTGCGGCTGGACGGCCAGCTCCTCTTCCATCCGCGCAGGTTTCTGCTGGGTCTCGCCGAGGATCTCGTCGCCCGGGGCGGCCTCGTCCACGAGCACACCCGGGTCACCGAGCTGCGGGAGCTCGCGGAGTGCAGGCTGGTCACGGAGGGCGGCGCGACCGTCCACGCCAAGGATGTGGTCGTCGCGACCAACTTCCCGCTGATCGTGCACAGTTCGCTGATCACCAGGCTGACGGTGCGCCGGGAACTGGTGGTCGCCGCCCCTGTCCCCACGGCGACGGCGCCCGAGGGCATGTATCTGACGCCCGAGGACCGCACCCGGTCGGTGCGCACCGCCCCGTTCGACGACGGCCACCGGCTGCTGATCGTCACCGGCGAGGCCTTCGAGCCCGGTACCGATCACGCGGGCGACCGGCTCGAGCGGCTGACCGGGTGGGCCCGCCGGACCTTCCCGGGGTTCGGTGAGTCCGGGACCACCTTCCGGTGGGCCGCGCAGGACGTGCGGTCGGCGGACCACGTTCCGTACGTGGGTCATGAGCACCCGGACACGCAGCATGTCTTCGTCGCCACCGGCTTCGGCGGCTGGGGCATGAGCAACGGGGTGATGGCGGGCCGTCTGCTGGCCGCCCATGTGACGGGCGCCCCGCGCCCGGACTGGACCGAACTCTTCGATCCGCGCCGTCATCTGCCCCTGCGGGAGTTCCCGGACGTGGTGCGGGCGCAGGCATCCGTGGCCCGGCACTACCTGATCGCGCGGGCGCCGCGCTGCACCCACATGGGCTGCGAGCTCGGCTTCAACGAGCTGGAGGACACCTGGGAGTGCCCCTGTCACGGCTCGCGCTTCGCCGCGGCCGACGGGCGGGTGCTCCAGGGGCCCGCGACCCGCCCCCTGGAGGAGGCGGGTCCGGCCCTGGAGGGTGCCGGCGGGATCAGCGGCGCAGCGGACCCTCACACGTGA
- a CDS encoding enoyl-CoA hydratase/isomerase family protein has product MTAADNPHVLVCTEGRAGFLTLNRPKAINALTHAMVRRVDEALTAWEDDPAIETVVIQGAGERGLCAGGDIRAIHDDARAGGRATVDFWRDEYRLNARIARYPKPYVAFMDGIVMGGGVGVSAHGSLRLVTERSRVAMPETGIGFVPDVGGTYLLSRTPGELGTHLALTGAQAGAADALLAGLADHFVPSHELPRLAEELTRAPAHEVVRRFARQAPPGELATRREWIDACYAAKTVEAVIDRLIDSGVPEAKETATTLLGRSPVALKTTLAALRRARHLDSLEAVLNMEFRLSCAALSSADLVEGIRAQVVDKDRDPHWSPPTLAEVTDETVARYFDPAGAPEPFSA; this is encoded by the coding sequence ATGACCGCGGCCGACAACCCGCACGTCCTGGTGTGCACCGAAGGGCGGGCCGGGTTCCTCACGCTGAACCGGCCCAAGGCCATCAACGCGCTCACCCACGCCATGGTGCGCCGCGTCGACGAGGCGCTGACCGCGTGGGAGGACGATCCGGCGATCGAGACCGTCGTCATCCAGGGCGCCGGTGAGCGGGGGCTGTGCGCCGGCGGCGACATCCGGGCGATCCACGACGACGCCCGCGCCGGCGGCCGCGCCACCGTCGACTTCTGGCGCGACGAGTACCGGCTCAACGCCCGCATCGCCCGCTATCCCAAGCCCTACGTCGCCTTCATGGACGGCATAGTGATGGGCGGCGGCGTCGGCGTCTCCGCCCACGGCTCCCTCCGCCTCGTCACCGAACGCTCCCGAGTGGCGATGCCCGAGACCGGCATCGGCTTCGTGCCCGACGTCGGCGGTACGTATCTGCTCAGCCGGACGCCCGGCGAACTGGGCACCCATCTCGCGCTGACCGGCGCCCAGGCCGGCGCCGCCGACGCGCTCCTGGCCGGGCTCGCCGACCACTTCGTACCGTCGCACGAGCTGCCCCGGCTCGCCGAGGAGCTCACGCGAGCCCCCGCACACGAGGTCGTGCGGCGGTTCGCCCGGCAGGCCCCGCCCGGCGAACTGGCCACCCGGCGCGAGTGGATCGACGCCTGCTACGCCGCGAAGACCGTCGAGGCCGTGATCGACCGGCTGATCGACTCAGGGGTCCCCGAGGCCAAGGAAACGGCCACCACGCTCCTGGGCCGCTCGCCCGTCGCCCTCAAGACCACGCTGGCGGCGCTCCGGCGCGCCCGGCACCTCGACTCCCTGGAAGCCGTCCTGAACATGGAGTTCCGGCTCTCCTGCGCCGCCCTGTCCTCCGCGGACCTCGTCGAGGGCATTCGCGCGCAGGTCGTCGACAAGGACCGCGACCCCCATTGGTCCCCGCCCACGCTCGCCGAGGTCACGGACGAGACCGTCGCCCGCTACTTCGACCCGGCCGGCGCCCCGGAGCCGTTCTCGGCGTGA
- a CDS encoding PP2C family protein-serine/threonine phosphatase → MDPRPRGFAPRLSRRGGRLLLAAPFALIATVTVVDILLPPEVHLGPFLIAAPAVTASFAGPRMTAFVGAVAVLAQAVVAIVRTSLTDLNHTYQIAALILISIIVTFFAYLREAHESKVTQLRSIAQAAQSVVLRPLPRRSGPLRIASIYLAAEEEAQMGGDLYAAARTKSGTRLLIGDARGKGLDAISEASLVLGAFRVTARRERELPELIRHLEAGVGSAEADERADEVGMSVDDEAQEAFVTALVLDIPDHEPVVRLANCGHPPPLLLRKGRVVALDSAEPSPPLGLADVLSPVVAVESFPFDVGDVLLLYTDGVIEARSRDRAFYPLVERLAAWAGDDPQTLLGHLRNDLHAYAGGHLGDDAALVAIERLAPERRSAA, encoded by the coding sequence ATGGATCCCCGGCCGCGAGGCTTCGCACCCCGCCTCTCCCGGCGCGGTGGGCGACTGCTTCTTGCCGCTCCCTTCGCGCTGATCGCGACGGTCACGGTGGTGGACATCCTGTTGCCGCCGGAGGTCCATCTCGGCCCGTTCCTGATCGCCGCGCCGGCGGTGACGGCGTCGTTCGCCGGTCCTCGGATGACGGCCTTCGTGGGCGCGGTCGCGGTCCTCGCGCAGGCGGTGGTGGCGATCGTGCGGACGAGTCTGACGGACCTCAACCACACGTATCAGATCGCCGCGCTGATCCTGATCTCGATCATCGTCACCTTCTTCGCGTACCTGCGCGAGGCGCACGAGAGCAAAGTGACTCAGCTGCGCTCCATCGCGCAGGCCGCGCAGAGCGTCGTCCTGCGTCCGCTCCCCCGCCGGTCGGGTCCGCTGCGGATCGCCTCGATCTATCTGGCGGCGGAGGAGGAGGCGCAGATGGGCGGCGACCTGTACGCGGCCGCCCGTACGAAGTCGGGGACGAGGCTGCTGATCGGTGACGCCCGCGGCAAGGGGCTCGACGCGATCAGCGAGGCCTCGCTCGTGCTCGGCGCCTTCCGCGTCACCGCCCGCCGGGAGCGGGAGCTGCCCGAACTGATCCGGCACCTGGAGGCCGGTGTCGGTTCGGCCGAGGCGGACGAACGCGCGGACGAGGTCGGGATGTCCGTGGACGACGAGGCCCAGGAGGCGTTCGTCACCGCACTGGTGCTGGACATCCCCGATCACGAGCCGGTCGTGCGGCTTGCCAACTGCGGGCATCCCCCGCCGCTGCTCCTGCGAAAGGGGCGGGTCGTCGCCCTCGACAGCGCCGAACCGAGCCCGCCGCTGGGGCTCGCGGACGTCCTCTCCCCCGTGGTAGCCGTGGAGTCCTTTCCCTTCGACGTCGGGGACGTGCTGCTGCTGTACACCGACGGTGTCATCGAGGCTCGCAGCCGCGACCGCGCCTTCTACCCCTTGGTCGAGCGGCTCGCGGCATGGGCGGGGGACGACCCGCAGACCTTGCTCGGCCATCTCCGGAACGACCTCCACGCGTACGCGGGCGGCCACCTCGGCGACGACGCGGCGCTCGTCGCGATCGAGCGGCTGGCACCGGAGCGTAGGAGCGCCGCTTAG
- a CDS encoding ketoacyl-ACP synthase III has product MESHDAVADGPLRVGITGTGSCLPEQVVDSEQLRQRVVAGSGFALPGGMFERATGILTRRVARPDEYASTLAVGAAREALERAGVGPADIDLLVFASATRDMVEPATAHIVQAELGSRAHALDVTNACNSFVNGIDLARTMILAGRARRALVVTGETPSRAVRHDPADLAQFRDGFAGYTFGDAGAAVVLEAVDRGGILDVDSETHSEHWRVGGIFGGGSRHPRGDEHTYFHGDGSELREVFEKVGTSVIDRVRHRTGLEWRHFRHVLVHQVTLPYLERFVEITGVPRDRLVVTVPELGNIASASLGVQLDRIHDGLRPGDRVLFVGLGGGVSIMTMVWEKA; this is encoded by the coding sequence ATGGAAAGTCATGATGCCGTCGCCGACGGCCCCCTCCGCGTCGGGATCACCGGGACCGGCTCCTGCCTGCCCGAGCAGGTGGTGGACTCGGAGCAGCTGCGGCAGCGGGTGGTCGCCGGCAGTGGGTTCGCGCTGCCTGGCGGGATGTTCGAGCGGGCCACCGGGATCCTCACCCGTCGGGTCGCACGGCCGGACGAGTACGCCTCCACCCTCGCGGTCGGGGCCGCCCGCGAGGCGTTGGAGCGGGCCGGGGTCGGGCCCGCCGACATCGACCTGCTGGTGTTCGCCTCCGCCACGCGCGACATGGTGGAGCCGGCCACCGCGCACATCGTGCAGGCCGAACTCGGCTCCCGGGCGCATGCCCTGGACGTCACCAACGCCTGCAACAGCTTCGTCAACGGCATCGACCTCGCCCGCACCATGATCCTTGCGGGGCGCGCCCGGCGGGCCCTCGTCGTCACCGGTGAGACGCCGAGCCGGGCCGTCCGGCACGACCCGGCCGATCTGGCCCAGTTCCGCGACGGTTTCGCCGGCTACACCTTCGGCGACGCGGGCGCGGCGGTGGTCCTCGAAGCGGTGGACCGCGGCGGGATCCTCGACGTGGACAGCGAGACCCACTCCGAGCACTGGCGCGTCGGCGGGATATTCGGCGGCGGTTCACGCCATCCGCGCGGCGACGAGCACACGTACTTCCACGGCGACGGCAGCGAGCTGCGCGAGGTGTTCGAGAAGGTGGGCACGTCGGTGATCGACCGGGTCCGGCACCGTACGGGGCTTGAGTGGCGTCACTTCCGTCACGTCCTGGTTCATCAGGTCACCCTGCCGTACCTGGAGCGCTTCGTGGAGATCACCGGCGTCCCCAGGGACCGGCTCGTGGTCACCGTCCCGGAGCTCGGGAACATCGCCAGCGCGAGCCTGGGCGTGCAACTCGACCGGATACACGACGGGTTGCGCCCGGGAGACCGGGTCCTGTTCGTCGGTCTCGGCGGCGGTGTCAGCATCATGACGATGGTCTGGGAGAAGGCGTGA
- a CDS encoding NAD(P)-dependent oxidoreductase — MTTIAVTGASGFCGSHVAVLAAARGADVLCVGRRPGPVGRHVRWDAECGPPDLGGADLVVHCAAAVGDPVPGSPAEATMRAVNVDGTAHLLEAAAGRPVVWVSSASVYAPGPSRARIAEDHPVRGQLNAYGRTKAAGEALALAAGAVVLRPRAVYGPGDPHLVPRLLARVRAGLLLLPGRDVLLSLTAVENLADACLSAADWQPGAYNIADPVPYHRDEAVRTVLRAHGVHARIRRLPLPLARAAAATAESLSRLRPHTEPALTRYAVDQLAHSVVLDVSRAEGQGWRARRTLADFTAAVARS, encoded by the coding sequence ATGACCACCATCGCCGTCACCGGAGCCAGCGGCTTCTGCGGTTCCCATGTAGCCGTCCTTGCCGCCGCGCGCGGTGCCGATGTCCTGTGTGTGGGGCGGCGGCCGGGGCCCGTCGGTCGGCACGTGCGTTGGGACGCCGAGTGCGGGCCGCCCGACCTGGGCGGCGCCGATCTCGTCGTGCACTGCGCTGCGGCCGTCGGCGACCCGGTGCCCGGTTCGCCGGCCGAGGCAACGATGCGGGCCGTGAACGTCGACGGCACCGCCCACCTCCTGGAGGCGGCCGCCGGCCGGCCGGTGGTCTGGGTGAGCAGTGCCAGCGTGTACGCCCCGGGGCCGAGTCGGGCCCGGATCGCGGAGGACCATCCCGTGCGCGGGCAGTTGAACGCCTACGGTCGCACGAAGGCGGCCGGAGAGGCCCTCGCGCTCGCGGCCGGCGCGGTGGTGCTCCGCCCGCGGGCGGTCTACGGTCCCGGCGACCCCCACCTCGTGCCGCGGCTGCTCGCCCGCGTCCGCGCCGGACTGCTGCTCCTGCCCGGCCGCGACGTGCTCCTGAGCCTGACGGCCGTGGAGAACCTCGCCGACGCGTGTCTCTCCGCCGCCGACTGGCAGCCGGGCGCGTACAACATCGCGGACCCGGTGCCGTACCACCGCGACGAGGCGGTACGAACCGTCCTGCGCGCCCATGGCGTACACGCGAGGATCCGCCGACTTCCGCTGCCCCTGGCGCGCGCCGCGGCCGCCACCGCGGAGTCCCTGTCCCGCCTCCGGCCGCACACCGAGCCGGCGCTGACCCGGTACGCCGTGGACCAGCTGGCCCACTCGGTCGTCCTCGACGTCTCCAGGGCCGAGGGCCAGGGCTGGCGGGCGCGGCGCACCCTCGCCGACTTCACGGCGGCCGTGGCCCGCAGCTGA
- a CDS encoding cytochrome P450, whose translation MTGIPTTPGVRAARRRDRRVYTRSHPLLFALLAAVRRRPVVRVGRAVLVSGAEPYRQALTRIPLDRAAAGTTGGAARELSGGGLLFDQEGAGHRDTRRAVAGELGADGVARLRPVWQAVLARRLAPLGAGLAVDLVPLARELSGATVRALLDTTADPSALAEAAADAAAAAVRDHLPGPRLPGSARAAAEATARLEALLAGGEDDAGLRAMLAVAAVNTTVAALPRAVAWCADGGLWEQAGDERLRPALVTELLRVVAPSPLLPRVAAADATLGGCPVRAGDRLVLVARNAVGAHSTPPDARSPAPPAVAQLVFGAGPHACPGARLARAQLDDLLAALAPHRPSVARARVDRRAALPGWRELTIRATTADVRTATRA comes from the coding sequence GTGACCGGCATCCCGACGACGCCCGGCGTGCGTGCGGCGCGGCGCCGTGACCGGCGGGTCTACACGCGCTCCCACCCGCTGCTGTTCGCCCTGCTCGCCGCGGTCCGGCGCAGGCCGGTGGTCCGCGTCGGCCGGGCCGTGCTGGTGAGCGGCGCGGAGCCGTACCGTCAGGCCCTCACCCGGATCCCGCTGGACCGCGCCGCGGCCGGCACCACCGGAGGCGCGGCCCGTGAACTGTCGGGCGGCGGGCTGCTGTTCGACCAGGAGGGCGCGGGGCACCGCGACACCCGGCGGGCCGTGGCCGGGGAGCTGGGCGCGGACGGTGTGGCGCGGCTGCGGCCGGTCTGGCAGGCCGTCCTGGCGCGTCGGCTCGCCCCGCTCGGTGCGGGCCTCGCGGTCGACCTCGTCCCGTTGGCACGCGAGTTGTCCGGGGCGACGGTCCGTGCCCTGCTGGACACCACCGCCGACCCGTCGGCCCTGGCCGAGGCCGCCGCCGACGCTGCGGCAGCCGCGGTCCGGGACCATCTGCCCGGCCCTCGGCTCCCGGGCTCCGCCCGTGCGGCGGCCGAGGCGACGGCCCGTCTGGAGGCGTTGCTCGCGGGCGGGGAGGACGACGCCGGGCTGCGGGCGATGCTCGCCGTCGCCGCCGTCAACACGACCGTCGCCGCGCTGCCGCGCGCGGTCGCGTGGTGTGCGGACGGCGGGCTGTGGGAGCAGGCCGGCGACGAACGGCTGCGGCCGGCCCTTGTCACCGAGCTGCTCCGGGTCGTCGCCCCGTCCCCGCTGCTGCCACGCGTGGCAGCAGCCGACGCCACGCTCGGCGGGTGCCCGGTGCGGGCCGGGGACCGGCTGGTGTTGGTGGCACGCAATGCCGTGGGCGCGCACAGCACTCCGCCGGACGCCCGGAGCCCGGCCCCGCCCGCCGTCGCCCAACTCGTCTTCGGCGCCGGCCCCCACGCGTGCCCGGGCGCGAGGCTGGCCCGCGCACAACTGGACGACCTCCTCGCCGCGCTCGCCCCACACCGCCCGTCGGTCGCCCGCGCCCGGGTGGATCGCCGCGCGGCACTGCCGGGTTGGCGCGAGCTGACCATCCGCGCGACGACCGCCGACGTCCGTACGGCGACCCGAGCATGA
- a CDS encoding glycosyltransferase family 2 protein, whose product MTAAPEAKGALWAVVPAFDEEASIGATLAALAAQSDTRFTLVVVDNASTDGTPDIVRRFAAAAPFPVHLVEEREPGAGAAADTGFRYAIAGGAALLVRTDADCLPARDWIAAAKAAFAGGAEMACGRSIPRPDESPSVAERYVLPAVVRATAVYGRLRREHRHPHYRTPYVLCHGHNIALTADLYVRCGGAPRVPLEGPPEDVVLLNRARRHSDRIARAERMVVRASLRRLRAWGARRTLLWSWDRRYRPSDPRKVHVR is encoded by the coding sequence ATGACGGCCGCTCCGGAGGCGAAGGGGGCTCTGTGGGCGGTGGTGCCCGCCTTCGACGAGGAGGCCTCGATCGGCGCGACGCTCGCCGCCCTCGCGGCGCAGTCCGACACCCGGTTCACCCTTGTCGTCGTGGACAACGCCTCCACCGACGGGACCCCCGACATCGTGCGGCGCTTCGCCGCCGCCGCGCCTTTCCCCGTCCATCTCGTCGAGGAGCGCGAACCCGGCGCGGGGGCGGCCGCCGACACCGGGTTCCGGTACGCCATCGCCGGGGGCGCCGCGCTGTTGGTGCGTACGGACGCCGACTGTCTGCCGGCTCGTGACTGGATCGCCGCCGCGAAGGCGGCGTTCGCCGGGGGCGCGGAGATGGCCTGCGGGCGCAGCATCCCGCGCCCCGACGAGTCCCCCTCCGTCGCGGAGCGGTACGTCCTGCCGGCTGTGGTCCGGGCGACGGCGGTGTACGGGCGCCTGCGCAGGGAGCACCGGCATCCGCACTACCGCACGCCGTACGTCCTGTGCCACGGCCACAACATCGCCCTGACCGCGGATCTGTACGTACGGTGCGGGGGCGCCCCGAGGGTGCCGCTGGAAGGGCCGCCCGAGGACGTCGTGCTGCTCAACCGGGCGCGCAGGCACAGCGATCGGATCGCGCGGGCCGAGCGGATGGTGGTGCGGGCGAGCCTGCGCAGGCTGCGGGCGTGGGGCGCCCGCCGGACCCTGCTGTGGTCCTGGGATCGCCGCTACCGCCCCAGCGACCCGCGGAAGGTGCACGTCCGGTGA